In the Paenibacillus sp. FSL R7-0337 genome, AAGGATTTGGTGGGCACAGGCCGGGCAGCTATGATCATTACCGGAACCTGGGATATTCCCAGCATCAAGGAGCGGAATCCGGCGCAGGATATCCGCTTCATGATGGTGCCGGGCAGTGTGCGGACGGTGCCGAACATCAATGTCGGCACGTACCGGGTGATCAGCTCCCGGACGGAGCATCCCGAGGAGGCCAAGCAGTTCGTGGCGTTCATGAACGGCAGGGACACGCAGGAGAAGCTGGCCGCAGGCGCTCTGGCTGTGCCATCCGTCATCTCAGCGCCGACGGACCGGAGCGATTCGGTCTCGTCCATTGCCGCTGCGGTGACGCGCGAGGATGCAACGCTCTATTGGCCGCATACGGTATCGACCGAATCACTCCAGGTGAAGATTCTGGAGGGGGTCAATCAATATTTGGCCGGACAGCCGCTGGAGACCGCTCTAGCTGGCATCCAGCGGGCGATTGATGAAGCCGCTGCGAGGCGGCAGGCCGCCAGGTGACCGGCAGGAGGATATCGGGTATGCTTCGCAGAATACAATCAATAACGCAATTAAATATATAGACTGGAAGGATTGGACCCATGGTTAACTATAGAACAGCAGCTCCGCATGAGCGCGAGGCGTACATAGATTTGGCCAATTATGCATTCCGCCTGGATTTTGAGACATTGATGCCTAAGGCGTACGACAAAGGGCTGGATACTTCAGCGCTGCATAAGGTGGCGGTGGATGAGGCGGGCAGGCTGCGCGCACAGGTGGCCGTTTTTCCAGAGTTTGTGACAATATGTGATCATACCCTGCGAACCGGTTATTTGGGTACCGTCTCGGTTCATCCGCGGGCTCGCGGCGAAGGGCATATGAAGGCGCTGATGAACCTGTGGCTGGAAGAACTTCGGGGTACATGTGATATGGTTGTCCTATACGGACAGCGCCAGCGTTACGAATATTTCGGCTTTACGCTGGGCGGTGTGAAGTTCAAGTATTCCATTGGAGAGGCCAATGTGCGTCATGGCTGGAGGGAAGTGGACGCGGCTGGAATCACCTTCAGCCCGTTATTCAAGATTGAAGGCGGAGCAGAATTTGCGTACAGCATGAACACCTCGCGGCTGGCTTATGTAGAACGTGAGATGGAGCAATTGCCGCTTATATTCAGCTCACTTCATCAGAATGCCTTAGGCGTTCTGGATCAGGATAAGCTGATCGGGTATCTGGTTGTCAACGAAGCAGGTGATGAAGTATCTGAATTCGCGGTGGAGCAGCCTGGCGATATTGCACGGACTCTCAAGGCTTACCGGGAGTATAGCGGGGTGGAAAGGATAACTGTAGATACGCCGGAATATGATCTTCCGCTGAATACGGTGCTTGGCAGCATTGCCGAAGACTTCGTAATCGAGAATTCGGATATGTATCATATTCTGGATTTCGCTAACGTCCTGAAGGCGTACCTTACGCTGAAGTTCAAGACCACAGGCATTGCCTGGGGGGAATTCTCAGCAGTGATGGACGGACAGCCGGTGACGGCGCGGGTGGACGCGGAGGGGGTTACAGTTGAGCGGTCAGCCCGGCCGGATGCCGTGATTCTTGACCGGCAGCAGGCCCAGGCGCTGCTGCTTACGCAGCACAGCCGTTATATGGCCGTACCTGCACCCGCAGGCTGGTTCCCGCTCCCCCTGTTCTGGTACAAGATTGATAAATACTGAGCCATCGCTCTGTGATAATCCCGACCCGTTTCCCCCTACAGTGACTTTCGGAATTCCGCCGGAGTGATGCCGGAGAAGTTACGGAACAGCTTGATGAAGTAGCTGACGTTGTCATAGCCCAGCTGCTCCGCGATCTCCACAATGGTCAGGTTCGTCTGATTCAGGAGATCGCGGGCCTGTTCCATTTTCACCCTCGTTACATACTCAATGAAGGTCAGTCCGGTCTCCAGACGGAATAACCGGCTGAAATGGGTGGGGTTCAGACCCAGGCGCTTCGCCATCTCCTCCATTCCAACCTTCTCGCTGATATGATTCATTACATAACGTTTGGCTTCGGCTACCTCTTTGCGCACATTCTGCTTCCACATGGAGCTTAACATGAGTATCTTATCCTTCAGGAATTCCTCCAGCCATTCCATGAGCTGCTCCAGCGTCTCGAACTCCTGGATCGAGCGCTGAAGCCGCTCACTGTTGAAGTTGTTGACGAAGTTCTGCATGACTACATATTTCAATTCCAGCTCCATCACCATCTTGAGCAGCCAGCTCTTCACACTCTCCACCGGATATTTCCGGTCCCCGATATACTGCTTGATCTCCCTGACCTTGGCCGCAATCTGCAAGCTGTCCTCCTGCTGAATGCAGTCCCTTAGCTGCTGGAGAATCTCCGAATAATGCACGAACAGGTCCTCGCCGCTGGTCTGGACAGGCGCATACTTCATAATCGCTCCCTCGGCAGTATAGAAGCGGAGAGCATGGGAATCCAGCAGCGCCTGAATCTGCTTCTTGATGTCGATCAGACTTGGAGTAGCCTCCCCGTAAAAGAAGGAAATCCCCATCCGCAAATGCAGCTTCGCCATTCTCTGGACATGCCGGAATTTATCACGGAACTCCTCATAAAGATTGCGGACGAGGATATGCGGCAAAGGAATGAACAGGATGAACTGCCGTTCCGTCAGCGCGAACTGGATAATGCCGTCAATCTCCAGGAATTCCTGCAGGACATTATCCATCACGAACTGCAGGTTCACCACTCCGCCGAACCGCCGTTCCAGCTCATAGGAGCGCTCCGGGACGGCCAGTACGGGCAGATACGGGGTGCCTTGGTGCAGGCTGATGCCCATCGCTTCGGCTTGTCCGAACCACTCGGCTTCATCCCAGACCGGCTGCTCCACGAACATGCGGATGAACCTGGTCCGGATGGCGGCGTGGTTCTGGCTGACCAGCTTCTCCATCTGGAGATAGTGGTTACGGGATTTCAATTTCACCTCCAGCCGGGTCACCGCCTCCGTCAATACAGCAATCACCTGATCGATCTGCAGGCTCTCCTTCAATATATATTCGGCTACATTCAGCTTCACAGCCTGCTGGGCGTATTCGAATTCCCCGTGGCAGGACAGGATAATCGTCTGCAGCTGAGGGTTCATCTCCCGCGCCTTCTGGATTAATTCCAGTCCATTCATCGCCGGCATGCCGATATCCGTAAGGAGAATATCCGGCTGATGCAGCTGGCAGGCTTCCCAGGCCTGTCTGCCGTCCGAGCAGCAAGCCGACAATTCAAGGCCGAGGGTGTCCCAGGGAATCGCAGCGCTTAAATACTCCAGGACAGGATAATGATCGTCTGCTAGTACTACTTTATAGGTCATGAATATCTGCTCCTATCCGCTTCACGGGCATGATTAACTGTACGGCGGTGCGCTGCCCGTGAATGCTCTCAATGTTCATCTCGAAGCGCTCCCCGTAGATTAGCTTGAGCCGCTGGTAGACGTTGATTAACCCGATGCCGTGAGCGGACTCTGCCACGGACGTCCCGTCAGCACTCAAGGCGCCTATCTCCGCATCCTTCTGCCTGATGTGCTGAAGCAGGGCGGCGAGCGTATGCTCCTCCATGCCCGTGCCGTTGTCCTCGATGTGAATGGTCAGTCTGGACTGAACGAGTCCGATGGTGATCACCACCCGTCCTCCGCCCAGCAGGAACCCGTGTTTGTAAGCATTCTCAATAATAGGCTGCAGGATGAACCTTGGCACCGTCTCCAGCAGCAGCTCTTTGTCCACATGCACCTCATATTCCGTAGGATATCTCATCGTGAACCGCATTAACTCCATATACTGCTTGGTGAAATCAAGCTCACTGGCAATGGAGACGAATTCCTCCCGGCTGGAAAAGCTGGCCCGCAGCATCGCGGAGAGGGAGCCGACAATTGCAGCATTCTCCTCATCCTGTTTCATTAGCAGCTTCAACCGGATCGAGCTAAGCACGTTGAATAGAAAATGCGGGTTAATCTGGGCCTGCAGCATCGCAATCTCCGCCTGGCGCTTCAATTCCTGCTCCGTCTCCACCTGCCTGAGCATCAGCTGCACCCGGTCCAGCATGTTATCGAAGGAGTGCCCGAGGCTGCCGATCTCATCGGTTCCCCGGATACCCGAGCGCACCATGAGATCTCCGTCCTCCACCCGGCGCGCCGCCTTGCCCAGGACAAGCACAGGTTTGGTGAATCTCCGCAGCAGAACAGTAAGCGCGAACAAGAAGCTGACCGCAAACACCGTCTGAATAATCAGGCCGGTCCGGTTCATCCCGTTCAACCGTTCCGTAAGCTGCTCATAGGGAGCGACACTGATCAACCTCCACTTGGCATATTTCAGCGGCAGCGAGAGGAGGAGCTGGTTCTCCCCCTTGAACTTGACGATGTCAGG is a window encoding:
- a CDS encoding GNAT family N-acetyltransferase — its product is MVNYRTAAPHEREAYIDLANYAFRLDFETLMPKAYDKGLDTSALHKVAVDEAGRLRAQVAVFPEFVTICDHTLRTGYLGTVSVHPRARGEGHMKALMNLWLEELRGTCDMVVLYGQRQRYEYFGFTLGGVKFKYSIGEANVRHGWREVDAAGITFSPLFKIEGGAEFAYSMNTSRLAYVEREMEQLPLIFSSLHQNALGVLDQDKLIGYLVVNEAGDEVSEFAVEQPGDIARTLKAYREYSGVERITVDTPEYDLPLNTVLGSIAEDFVIENSDMYHILDFANVLKAYLTLKFKTTGIAWGEFSAVMDGQPVTARVDAEGVTVERSARPDAVILDRQQAQALLLTQHSRYMAVPAPAGWFPLPLFWYKIDKY
- a CDS encoding helix-turn-helix domain-containing protein, yielding MTYKVVLADDHYPVLEYLSAAIPWDTLGLELSACCSDGRQAWEACQLHQPDILLTDIGMPAMNGLELIQKAREMNPQLQTIILSCHGEFEYAQQAVKLNVAEYILKESLQIDQVIAVLTEAVTRLEVKLKSRNHYLQMEKLVSQNHAAIRTRFIRMFVEQPVWDEAEWFGQAEAMGISLHQGTPYLPVLAVPERSYELERRFGGVVNLQFVMDNVLQEFLEIDGIIQFALTERQFILFIPLPHILVRNLYEEFRDKFRHVQRMAKLHLRMGISFFYGEATPSLIDIKKQIQALLDSHALRFYTAEGAIMKYAPVQTSGEDLFVHYSEILQQLRDCIQQEDSLQIAAKVREIKQYIGDRKYPVESVKSWLLKMVMELELKYVVMQNFVNNFNSERLQRSIQEFETLEQLMEWLEEFLKDKILMLSSMWKQNVRKEVAEAKRYVMNHISEKVGMEEMAKRLGLNPTHFSRLFRLETGLTFIEYVTRVKMEQARDLLNQTNLTIVEIAEQLGYDNVSYFIKLFRNFSGITPAEFRKSL
- a CDS encoding histidine kinase, translating into MKEKHRLSQLSFRQKLILTSIACLVIPALGMLYITNVYSKLIIREHSLEKSTQSLRIVQSQIDVIFEEMVSVSNFVHFDPEIKTLLEDAKTNPVAARTLTSRLEQVAGDTIDLRITLLDKEGHAYSDYSFYDYDPRQFLKRRWFSILEQLPPYDTLFMGAEDNYLTSLKAEQPHIFMTARALREETTAAPYAYLIVSRSEASIRERFASLEEDVYLLDEEENILSNRNQELIGTSFDNLLPVEELAFPDIVKFKGENQLLLSLPLKYAKWRLISVAPYEQLTERLNGMNRTGLIIQTVFAVSFLFALTVLLRRFTKPVLVLGKAARRVEDGDLMVRSGIRGTDEIGSLGHSFDNMLDRVQLMLRQVETEQELKRQAEIAMLQAQINPHFLFNVLSSIRLKLLMKQDEENAAIVGSLSAMLRASFSSREEFVSIASELDFTKQYMELMRFTMRYPTEYEVHVDKELLLETVPRFILQPIIENAYKHGFLLGGGRVVITIGLVQSRLTIHIEDNGTGMEEHTLAALLQHIRQKDAEIGALSADGTSVAESAHGIGLINVYQRLKLIYGERFEMNIESIHGQRTAVQLIMPVKRIGADIHDL